One Glycine max cultivar Williams 82 chromosome 4, Glycine_max_v4.0, whole genome shotgun sequence DNA segment encodes these proteins:
- the LOC100807016 gene encoding uncharacterized protein has protein sequence MANNSEEQQNNSTRSSIMEWKQMHPLHQIAETPTHKLLLKQWLKEEELINSRIALKETQIDSTRKEITTLYIFFFLFHSTTLMLLFNSSSPSSCHRSWVPSLCSLLFSLGLIWALRYKSDVEAHVEKMLQREKEDKGLLGKCVEELKKKGLEFDLLKEVDALRRAKSLRVENKEVRKWSSRDFVSLFFFSMACFSLALMRVILCT, from the coding sequence ATGGCCAACAACAGCGAAGAACAACAGAACAACTCAACAAGATCATCGATCATGGAGTGGAAGCAGATGCATCCACTTCACCAAATCGCAGAAACACCCACCCACAAGCTCCTCCTGAAGCAATGGCTGAAGGAGGAAGAACTCATCAACAGCCGCATAGCGTTGAAAGAGACCCAAATAGATTCAACCCGCAAAGAGATCACCACCCTctacatcttcttcttcctcttccactCCACCACCCTCATGCTCCTCTTCAACTCCTCGTCACCCTCTTCCTGTCACAGATCGTGGGTCCCTTCGCTGTGCTCTCTGTTATTCTCGCTGGGCCTAATATGGGCCTTGCGTTACAAGAGCGACGTGGAGGCCCACGTGGAGAAGATGCTGCAGCGGGAGAAGGAGGACAAAGGGTTGCTGGGGAAGTGCGTGGAGGAGTTGAAGAAGAAAGGGTTGGAGTTTGATTTGCTGAAGGAGGTTGATGCGTTGAGGAGGGCCAAGAGTTTGAGGGTGGAGAACAAAGAGGTTAGGAAGTGGTCTTCCAGGGACTTTGTTTCTTTGTTCTTCTTCTCTATGGCTTGCTTCTCTCTTGCTCTCATGAGGGTCATCTTGTGCACTTAG
- the LOC100807545 gene encoding isoamylase 3, chloroplastic isoform X2: MLHHPFLYASKIATQSTLFPPVSSAGNSAGRSSLAGNSSARDVRSLRFMKQASGSKSNNELGVFSEEETSKVIESRPSWKVFPGQAFPLGVSEVDNCMNFAIFSQHATAVTLCLVLPERGSIDALDGGMIEMVLDPDLNKTGDIWHICIEDLPRSNVLYGYRIDGPGDRGKGHRFDSSIVLVDPYAKLVEGRRYFGDISLKLSKFLGTYDFDSLPFDWGENYKLPNISEKDLVIYEMNVRAFTSDESSGLDSNIRGSYLGVIEKIPHLLELGINAVELLPVFEFDELEFQRFPNPRDHMINTWGYSTINFFAPMSRYASAGGGSVNASREFKQMVKALHSAGIEVILDVVYNHTNEADDAFPYTTSFRGIDNKVYYMMDNNGQLLNFSGCGNTLNCNHPVVMELILDSLRHWVTEYHVDGFRFDLASVLCRGIDGSPINAPPLIRAIAKDAVLSRCKIIAEPWDCGGLYLVGSFPNWDRWAEWNGKYRDDVRKFIKGDSGVKGSFATRVAGSSDLYRVNNRRPYHSINFVIAHDGFTLRDLVSYNFKHNKANGEGGKDGSNDNFSWNCGFEGETDDASIRALRSRQMKNFHLALMISQGTPMMLMGDEYGHTRYGNNNSYGHDTAINNFLWDQLDARKSDHFRFFSKVIKYRHAHEVFSRENFLNTNDITWHEDNWENPDSKFLAFTLHDRSGGDIYVAFNSHDYFVKVLLPTPPKKRNWFRVADTNLKSPDDFVLDGVPSVGNTYNIAPYSSILLEAKF; encoded by the exons ATGCTCCATCACCCATTCCTTTACGCTTCCAAAATCGCCACTCAGTCCACACTCTTCCCTCCGGTTTCTTCCGCCGGAAACAGCGCCGGCCGTTCTTCGTTAGCCGGAAATTCGTCCGCCCGTGACGTGAG GTCGTTGAGGTTTATGAAGCAAGCATCGGGAAGCAAATCGAACAATGAACTTGGAGTTTTTAGCGAG GAAGAAACCTCCAAGGTGATAGAGAGCAGACCATCATGGAAAGTTTTTCCAGGCCAGGCATTTCCATTGGGAGTATCAGAAGTTGACAATTGCATGAATTTTGCTATTTTTTCACAACATGCAACAGCTGTCACACTTTGTTTAGTACTTCCTGAGAG GGGAAGTATTGACGCATTGGATGGTGGCATGATAGAAATGGTTTTGGATCCTGATTTGAACAAAACTGGGGACATTTGGCACATATGTATTGAG GATCTTCCACGTAGCAATGTTCTGTATGGATATCGCATAGATGGACCTGGAGACCGGGGTAAGGGGCATCGATTTGACAGCAGCATTGTGCTTGTTGATccttatgcaaaactagtcgaAGGTCGAAGATATTTTGGGGATATTAGCTTGAAGTTGTCTAAGTTTCTCGGCACATATGATTTTGACAGCTTGCCTTTCGACTGGGGAGAAAATTACAAGCTTCCAAATATTTCTGAG aaagatcttgtTATATATGAGATGAATGTCCGTGCATTTACAAGTGATGAATCTAGTGGTTTGGATAGCAACATTCGTGGCAGCTACCTCGGTGTGATTGAAAAG ATTCCACACCTTCTAGAGCTTGGTATCAATGCAGTAGAGTTGCTGCCTGTCTTTGAGTTTGACGAGTTGGAATTCCAGAGGTTTCCAAATCCCAGAGATCACATG ATTAATACATGGGGTTAttcaacaataaatttttttgctcCTATGAGTCGTTATGCTAGTGCTGGTGGAGGATCAGTTAATGCTTCCCGAGAGTTCAAGCAAATGGTTAAAGCGTTACATTCTGCTGGTATAGAG GTTATTTTGGATGTTGTCTACAATCATACTAATGAGGCTGATGATGCCTTTCCTTACACTACTTCATTTCGTGGCATAGATAATAAG GTTTATTACATGATGGACAATAATGGGCAATTGTTGAACTTCTCTGGCTGtg GAAATACATTGAATTGTAACCATCCTGTGGTCATGGAACTAATTCTTGACAGCCTAAGACACTG GGTCACCGAATATCATGTGGATGGATTTCGATTTGATCTTGCAAGTGTCCTTTGTCGAGGAATTGATGGCTCCCCCATTAATGCCCCCCCGCTTATTAgg GCAATTGCTAAAGATGCAGTATTATCAAGATGTAAAATTATTGCAGAGCCTTGGGACTGTGGAGGTCTCTATCTTGTTGGGAGTTTTCCAAATTGGGATCg GTGGGCTGAATGGAATGGGAAATATCGTGATGATGTACGGAAATTTATTAAG GGTGATTCTGGTGTGAAGGGGAGCTTTGCAACTCGTGTTGCTGGGTCTTCTGATCTTTACAGA GTGAACAACCGTAGGCCATATCATAGTATTAACTTTGTTATTGCACATGACGGATTTACCTTGCGTGATCTTGTTTCATACAATTTCAAG CACAATAAAGCCAATGGGGAAGGTGGAAAAGACGGAAGCAATGATAATTTCAGTTGGAATTGTGGTTTCGAAG GGGAAACTGATGATGCTAGTATAAGAGCTTTGCGATCACGGCAAATGAAAAACTTCCATTTGGCATTAATGATATCTCAG GGTACACCAATGATGCTAATGGGGGATGAATATGGCCATACTCGCTATGGAAATAACAATAGTTATGGGCATGATACTgccattaataattttttgtgggaTCAG TTGGATGCACGGAAGAGCGATCACTTCAGGTTTTTCTCAAAGGTGATAAAGTACCGGCATGCACATGAAGTATTCAGTCGTGAAAATTTTCTCAACACG AACGACATAACATGGCATGAGGACAATTGGGAGAATCCTGACAGCAAATTTCTTGCATTCAC GCTTCATGACAGGAGCGGGGGAGATATCTATGTGGCATTTAATTCTCACGATTACTTTGTCAAAGTTCTGCTGCCCACACCTCCAAAAAAGAGAAACTGGTTCCGTGTG GCGGACACTAATCTCAAATCACCGGATGACTTTGTCCTTGATGGTGTCCCTAGCGTAGGAAACACGTACAATATAGCTCCATACTCCTCCATTCTTCTTGAGGCGAAGTTTTGA
- the LOC100807545 gene encoding isoamylase 3, chloroplastic isoform X1, giving the protein MLHHPFLYASKIATQSTLFPPVSSAGNSAGRSSLAGNSSARDVRSLRFMKQASGSKSNNELGVFSETMDRARHRTTTVYGGRAQEGVLEEETSKVIESRPSWKVFPGQAFPLGVSEVDNCMNFAIFSQHATAVTLCLVLPERGSIDALDGGMIEMVLDPDLNKTGDIWHICIEDLPRSNVLYGYRIDGPGDRGKGHRFDSSIVLVDPYAKLVEGRRYFGDISLKLSKFLGTYDFDSLPFDWGENYKLPNISEKDLVIYEMNVRAFTSDESSGLDSNIRGSYLGVIEKIPHLLELGINAVELLPVFEFDELEFQRFPNPRDHMINTWGYSTINFFAPMSRYASAGGGSVNASREFKQMVKALHSAGIEVILDVVYNHTNEADDAFPYTTSFRGIDNKVYYMMDNNGQLLNFSGCGNTLNCNHPVVMELILDSLRHWVTEYHVDGFRFDLASVLCRGIDGSPINAPPLIRAIAKDAVLSRCKIIAEPWDCGGLYLVGSFPNWDRWAEWNGKYRDDVRKFIKGDSGVKGSFATRVAGSSDLYRVNNRRPYHSINFVIAHDGFTLRDLVSYNFKHNKANGEGGKDGSNDNFSWNCGFEGETDDASIRALRSRQMKNFHLALMISQGTPMMLMGDEYGHTRYGNNNSYGHDTAINNFLWDQLDARKSDHFRFFSKVIKYRHAHEVFSRENFLNTNDITWHEDNWENPDSKFLAFTLHDRSGGDIYVAFNSHDYFVKVLLPTPPKKRNWFRVADTNLKSPDDFVLDGVPSVGNTYNIAPYSSILLEAKF; this is encoded by the exons ATGCTCCATCACCCATTCCTTTACGCTTCCAAAATCGCCACTCAGTCCACACTCTTCCCTCCGGTTTCTTCCGCCGGAAACAGCGCCGGCCGTTCTTCGTTAGCCGGAAATTCGTCCGCCCGTGACGTGAG GTCGTTGAGGTTTATGAAGCAAGCATCGGGAAGCAAATCGAACAATGAACTTGGAGTTTTTAGCGAG ACAATGGACCGCGCCAGGCATAGGACAACCACTGTTTATGGTGGTCGTGCTCAAGAAGGGGTTCTTGAG GAAGAAACCTCCAAGGTGATAGAGAGCAGACCATCATGGAAAGTTTTTCCAGGCCAGGCATTTCCATTGGGAGTATCAGAAGTTGACAATTGCATGAATTTTGCTATTTTTTCACAACATGCAACAGCTGTCACACTTTGTTTAGTACTTCCTGAGAG GGGAAGTATTGACGCATTGGATGGTGGCATGATAGAAATGGTTTTGGATCCTGATTTGAACAAAACTGGGGACATTTGGCACATATGTATTGAG GATCTTCCACGTAGCAATGTTCTGTATGGATATCGCATAGATGGACCTGGAGACCGGGGTAAGGGGCATCGATTTGACAGCAGCATTGTGCTTGTTGATccttatgcaaaactagtcgaAGGTCGAAGATATTTTGGGGATATTAGCTTGAAGTTGTCTAAGTTTCTCGGCACATATGATTTTGACAGCTTGCCTTTCGACTGGGGAGAAAATTACAAGCTTCCAAATATTTCTGAG aaagatcttgtTATATATGAGATGAATGTCCGTGCATTTACAAGTGATGAATCTAGTGGTTTGGATAGCAACATTCGTGGCAGCTACCTCGGTGTGATTGAAAAG ATTCCACACCTTCTAGAGCTTGGTATCAATGCAGTAGAGTTGCTGCCTGTCTTTGAGTTTGACGAGTTGGAATTCCAGAGGTTTCCAAATCCCAGAGATCACATG ATTAATACATGGGGTTAttcaacaataaatttttttgctcCTATGAGTCGTTATGCTAGTGCTGGTGGAGGATCAGTTAATGCTTCCCGAGAGTTCAAGCAAATGGTTAAAGCGTTACATTCTGCTGGTATAGAG GTTATTTTGGATGTTGTCTACAATCATACTAATGAGGCTGATGATGCCTTTCCTTACACTACTTCATTTCGTGGCATAGATAATAAG GTTTATTACATGATGGACAATAATGGGCAATTGTTGAACTTCTCTGGCTGtg GAAATACATTGAATTGTAACCATCCTGTGGTCATGGAACTAATTCTTGACAGCCTAAGACACTG GGTCACCGAATATCATGTGGATGGATTTCGATTTGATCTTGCAAGTGTCCTTTGTCGAGGAATTGATGGCTCCCCCATTAATGCCCCCCCGCTTATTAgg GCAATTGCTAAAGATGCAGTATTATCAAGATGTAAAATTATTGCAGAGCCTTGGGACTGTGGAGGTCTCTATCTTGTTGGGAGTTTTCCAAATTGGGATCg GTGGGCTGAATGGAATGGGAAATATCGTGATGATGTACGGAAATTTATTAAG GGTGATTCTGGTGTGAAGGGGAGCTTTGCAACTCGTGTTGCTGGGTCTTCTGATCTTTACAGA GTGAACAACCGTAGGCCATATCATAGTATTAACTTTGTTATTGCACATGACGGATTTACCTTGCGTGATCTTGTTTCATACAATTTCAAG CACAATAAAGCCAATGGGGAAGGTGGAAAAGACGGAAGCAATGATAATTTCAGTTGGAATTGTGGTTTCGAAG GGGAAACTGATGATGCTAGTATAAGAGCTTTGCGATCACGGCAAATGAAAAACTTCCATTTGGCATTAATGATATCTCAG GGTACACCAATGATGCTAATGGGGGATGAATATGGCCATACTCGCTATGGAAATAACAATAGTTATGGGCATGATACTgccattaataattttttgtgggaTCAG TTGGATGCACGGAAGAGCGATCACTTCAGGTTTTTCTCAAAGGTGATAAAGTACCGGCATGCACATGAAGTATTCAGTCGTGAAAATTTTCTCAACACG AACGACATAACATGGCATGAGGACAATTGGGAGAATCCTGACAGCAAATTTCTTGCATTCAC GCTTCATGACAGGAGCGGGGGAGATATCTATGTGGCATTTAATTCTCACGATTACTTTGTCAAAGTTCTGCTGCCCACACCTCCAAAAAAGAGAAACTGGTTCCGTGTG GCGGACACTAATCTCAAATCACCGGATGACTTTGTCCTTGATGGTGTCCCTAGCGTAGGAAACACGTACAATATAGCTCCATACTCCTCCATTCTTCTTGAGGCGAAGTTTTGA
- the LOC100807545 gene encoding isoamylase 3, chloroplastic isoform X3 — MDRARHRTTTVYGGRAQEGVLEEETSKVIESRPSWKVFPGQAFPLGVSEVDNCMNFAIFSQHATAVTLCLVLPERGSIDALDGGMIEMVLDPDLNKTGDIWHICIEDLPRSNVLYGYRIDGPGDRGKGHRFDSSIVLVDPYAKLVEGRRYFGDISLKLSKFLGTYDFDSLPFDWGENYKLPNISEKDLVIYEMNVRAFTSDESSGLDSNIRGSYLGVIEKIPHLLELGINAVELLPVFEFDELEFQRFPNPRDHMINTWGYSTINFFAPMSRYASAGGGSVNASREFKQMVKALHSAGIEVILDVVYNHTNEADDAFPYTTSFRGIDNKVYYMMDNNGQLLNFSGCGNTLNCNHPVVMELILDSLRHWVTEYHVDGFRFDLASVLCRGIDGSPINAPPLIRAIAKDAVLSRCKIIAEPWDCGGLYLVGSFPNWDRWAEWNGKYRDDVRKFIKGDSGVKGSFATRVAGSSDLYRVNNRRPYHSINFVIAHDGFTLRDLVSYNFKHNKANGEGGKDGSNDNFSWNCGFEGETDDASIRALRSRQMKNFHLALMISQGTPMMLMGDEYGHTRYGNNNSYGHDTAINNFLWDQLDARKSDHFRFFSKVIKYRHAHEVFSRENFLNTNDITWHEDNWENPDSKFLAFTLHDRSGGDIYVAFNSHDYFVKVLLPTPPKKRNWFRVADTNLKSPDDFVLDGVPSVGNTYNIAPYSSILLEAKF; from the exons ATGGACCGCGCCAGGCATAGGACAACCACTGTTTATGGTGGTCGTGCTCAAGAAGGGGTTCTTGAG GAAGAAACCTCCAAGGTGATAGAGAGCAGACCATCATGGAAAGTTTTTCCAGGCCAGGCATTTCCATTGGGAGTATCAGAAGTTGACAATTGCATGAATTTTGCTATTTTTTCACAACATGCAACAGCTGTCACACTTTGTTTAGTACTTCCTGAGAG GGGAAGTATTGACGCATTGGATGGTGGCATGATAGAAATGGTTTTGGATCCTGATTTGAACAAAACTGGGGACATTTGGCACATATGTATTGAG GATCTTCCACGTAGCAATGTTCTGTATGGATATCGCATAGATGGACCTGGAGACCGGGGTAAGGGGCATCGATTTGACAGCAGCATTGTGCTTGTTGATccttatgcaaaactagtcgaAGGTCGAAGATATTTTGGGGATATTAGCTTGAAGTTGTCTAAGTTTCTCGGCACATATGATTTTGACAGCTTGCCTTTCGACTGGGGAGAAAATTACAAGCTTCCAAATATTTCTGAG aaagatcttgtTATATATGAGATGAATGTCCGTGCATTTACAAGTGATGAATCTAGTGGTTTGGATAGCAACATTCGTGGCAGCTACCTCGGTGTGATTGAAAAG ATTCCACACCTTCTAGAGCTTGGTATCAATGCAGTAGAGTTGCTGCCTGTCTTTGAGTTTGACGAGTTGGAATTCCAGAGGTTTCCAAATCCCAGAGATCACATG ATTAATACATGGGGTTAttcaacaataaatttttttgctcCTATGAGTCGTTATGCTAGTGCTGGTGGAGGATCAGTTAATGCTTCCCGAGAGTTCAAGCAAATGGTTAAAGCGTTACATTCTGCTGGTATAGAG GTTATTTTGGATGTTGTCTACAATCATACTAATGAGGCTGATGATGCCTTTCCTTACACTACTTCATTTCGTGGCATAGATAATAAG GTTTATTACATGATGGACAATAATGGGCAATTGTTGAACTTCTCTGGCTGtg GAAATACATTGAATTGTAACCATCCTGTGGTCATGGAACTAATTCTTGACAGCCTAAGACACTG GGTCACCGAATATCATGTGGATGGATTTCGATTTGATCTTGCAAGTGTCCTTTGTCGAGGAATTGATGGCTCCCCCATTAATGCCCCCCCGCTTATTAgg GCAATTGCTAAAGATGCAGTATTATCAAGATGTAAAATTATTGCAGAGCCTTGGGACTGTGGAGGTCTCTATCTTGTTGGGAGTTTTCCAAATTGGGATCg GTGGGCTGAATGGAATGGGAAATATCGTGATGATGTACGGAAATTTATTAAG GGTGATTCTGGTGTGAAGGGGAGCTTTGCAACTCGTGTTGCTGGGTCTTCTGATCTTTACAGA GTGAACAACCGTAGGCCATATCATAGTATTAACTTTGTTATTGCACATGACGGATTTACCTTGCGTGATCTTGTTTCATACAATTTCAAG CACAATAAAGCCAATGGGGAAGGTGGAAAAGACGGAAGCAATGATAATTTCAGTTGGAATTGTGGTTTCGAAG GGGAAACTGATGATGCTAGTATAAGAGCTTTGCGATCACGGCAAATGAAAAACTTCCATTTGGCATTAATGATATCTCAG GGTACACCAATGATGCTAATGGGGGATGAATATGGCCATACTCGCTATGGAAATAACAATAGTTATGGGCATGATACTgccattaataattttttgtgggaTCAG TTGGATGCACGGAAGAGCGATCACTTCAGGTTTTTCTCAAAGGTGATAAAGTACCGGCATGCACATGAAGTATTCAGTCGTGAAAATTTTCTCAACACG AACGACATAACATGGCATGAGGACAATTGGGAGAATCCTGACAGCAAATTTCTTGCATTCAC GCTTCATGACAGGAGCGGGGGAGATATCTATGTGGCATTTAATTCTCACGATTACTTTGTCAAAGTTCTGCTGCCCACACCTCCAAAAAAGAGAAACTGGTTCCGTGTG GCGGACACTAATCTCAAATCACCGGATGACTTTGTCCTTGATGGTGTCCCTAGCGTAGGAAACACGTACAATATAGCTCCATACTCCTCCATTCTTCTTGAGGCGAAGTTTTGA